In Bradyrhizobium lablabi, one DNA window encodes the following:
- a CDS encoding DUF1214 domain-containing protein yields MRLIFVTLLALMLATVVGLGATWMTATRGTDLGTLTIGAWTARPKTGTADVDPYSRASIARSGELPVGTGDGVAFSATSDDRKKPLDGRCDVVVSGVTPAARFWTLTLYDQKGRLIANSLQRYGFTSQEIIRGSDGAFEIRVASRSRAGNWLPTGGIERYALMLRLYDTPVGVATRAPRDAPMPSIATVGCP; encoded by the coding sequence GTGCGGCTGATCTTCGTCACCTTGCTGGCGCTGATGCTGGCCACCGTGGTCGGGTTAGGCGCGACCTGGATGACCGCGACCCGCGGCACCGATCTCGGCACGCTCACGATCGGCGCCTGGACCGCCCGGCCCAAGACCGGCACCGCCGACGTCGATCCCTATTCGCGCGCCTCGATCGCGCGCAGCGGCGAGCTTCCGGTCGGCACCGGCGACGGCGTCGCCTTCTCGGCGACATCGGACGACCGCAAGAAGCCGCTCGACGGCCGCTGCGACGTCGTCGTCTCCGGCGTTACGCCGGCGGCGCGGTTCTGGACCTTGACGCTGTACGACCAGAAGGGACGGCTGATTGCCAATTCGCTGCAACGCTATGGTTTTACCAGCCAGGAGATCATCCGCGGCTCCGACGGTGCGTTTGAGATACGCGTTGCGTCGCGCTCGCGCGCCGGAAACTGGCTCCCGACCGGCGGCATCGAGCGCTACGCGCTGATGCTGCGGCTTTACGATACACCGGTTGGCGTTGCGACGCGCGCGCCGCGCGATGCGCCGATGCCTTCCATTGCGACGGTGGGGTGCCCGTGA
- a CDS encoding DUF1254 domain-containing protein, whose product MIRLLFTIIAGVLLGGIVHLVSVLALPRIATQDAYSRLTPMTKLNAVTPLPLADPNNAPMPFMDPAFAVAICRYDLSGGSIKLTVPVSQAYTSVSFYTRNEVAYYAINDRSAGRKVIELDLMTDAQHADLPEDEDVTAADRLIIDSPTPTGLIVMKALAPEPGLMPQAQASLAAASCKVQSEPPPAKQAEAPPAPPPPAKR is encoded by the coding sequence GTGATCCGCTTGTTGTTCACGATTATCGCGGGCGTGCTGCTGGGCGGCATCGTGCACCTCGTCAGCGTGCTGGCGCTGCCGCGGATCGCGACTCAGGACGCCTATTCGCGGCTGACGCCGATGACCAAACTCAACGCGGTGACGCCGCTGCCGCTCGCCGATCCCAACAATGCGCCGATGCCGTTCATGGATCCGGCCTTCGCGGTCGCGATCTGCCGCTACGACCTCTCCGGCGGCTCGATCAAGCTCACGGTCCCCGTCAGCCAGGCCTATACGTCGGTGTCGTTCTATACCCGCAACGAGGTCGCCTATTACGCCATCAACGACCGCTCCGCGGGGCGCAAGGTGATCGAGCTCGATCTGATGACCGACGCCCAGCACGCCGATTTGCCGGAGGACGAGGACGTCACCGCCGCCGACCGGCTGATCATCGATTCCCCGACCCCGACCGGACTGATCGTGATGAAGGCGCTCGCGCCCGAGCCCGGCCTGATGCCGCAAGCGCAAGCCTCGCTTGCCGCCGCAAGCTGCAAGGTGCAGAGCGAGCCGCCGCCGGCGAAACAGGCCGAAGCGCCGCCGGCGCCACCGCCGCCTGCCAAGCGGTAA
- a CDS encoding MBL fold metallo-hydrolase: MRIHHLNTGTMCPIGRRFVNGTGGFFQRARMVCHCLLIETDDGLALVDTGIGLDDIAQPQRLGHRWVRQTAPRLDPAETAVLQIKSLGYSPDDVRHLLLTHLDRDHAGGVPDFPKAKVHVHRDEHAMAVSHQIAAPKGRYIAEQWKHGPDWKFYDEGGDDWFGFKGVRALGDREPDILMIPLPGHTLGHCGIAVRGKDKWLLHAGDSYFFHGQLQAKVRMPLVLGYFQRRVDMDRAARMANQERLRTLKANHGNEVTIFNSHDPVDYENCRCGGH; the protein is encoded by the coding sequence ATGCGCATCCACCACCTCAACACCGGCACCATGTGCCCGATCGGACGGCGTTTCGTGAACGGCACCGGCGGCTTCTTCCAGCGCGCGCGGATGGTGTGTCACTGTCTCTTGATCGAGACCGATGACGGACTTGCGCTGGTCGATACCGGCATCGGGCTCGACGACATCGCGCAACCGCAACGGCTTGGCCACAGATGGGTGCGGCAGACGGCACCCCGGCTGGATCCGGCCGAGACGGCGGTTTTGCAAATCAAGTCGTTGGGTTATTCACCTGATGATGTGCGGCATCTGTTGCTGACGCATCTCGACCGCGATCATGCCGGCGGAGTGCCGGACTTCCCCAAAGCAAAAGTGCATGTTCACCGCGACGAGCATGCGATGGCGGTGTCGCACCAGATCGCCGCGCCAAAGGGCCGCTACATCGCCGAGCAGTGGAAGCACGGGCCGGATTGGAAATTCTACGACGAGGGCGGCGACGACTGGTTCGGTTTTAAGGGCGTGCGCGCGCTCGGCGATCGCGAACCGGATATCCTGATGATTCCGCTGCCCGGCCACACGCTCGGCCATTGCGGCATTGCCGTGCGCGGCAAGGACAAATGGCTGCTTCATGCCGGCGACAGCTATTTCTTCCACGGCCAGTTACAGGCGAAGGTCCGGATGCCGCTGGTGCTGGGTTACTTCCAACGCAGGGTCGACATGGATCGCGCGGCGCGAATGGCCAATCAGGAGCGCTTGCGGACGCTGAAGGCAAATCACGGCAACGAAGTGACGATCTTCAACAGCCACGATCCCGTCGATTACGAGAATTGCCGCTGCGGCGGACATTGA